One genomic window of Streptomyces sp. NBC_01276 includes the following:
- a CDS encoding response regulator — MTIRVVVADDQELVRSGFAMILDVQEDIEVVAEVGDGAAAVEAVARLAPDVALLDIRMPVLDGIEACRRISAGGACRSVMLTTFDSDAYVYEALHAGASGFLLKDVRRDDLVHAVRVVAAGESLLAPSVARRLIEEYTAATARPAGARALSEDRLEVLTARERETLLHLGRGLSNAEIAAALTVSEHTVKSHVGNLLGKLGLRDRIQAVICAYETGLIAAGSPSGE; from the coding sequence ATGACGATCCGTGTGGTGGTGGCCGACGACCAGGAACTGGTGCGCAGCGGTTTCGCGATGATCCTGGACGTCCAGGAGGACATCGAGGTCGTGGCGGAGGTGGGGGACGGTGCGGCGGCGGTGGAGGCGGTCGCCCGGCTCGCGCCGGACGTCGCGCTGCTGGACATCCGGATGCCGGTGCTGGACGGGATCGAGGCCTGCCGGAGGATCTCGGCGGGCGGCGCCTGCCGGTCGGTGATGCTGACCACCTTCGACTCGGACGCGTACGTGTACGAGGCGCTGCACGCGGGGGCGAGCGGGTTCCTGCTGAAGGACGTGCGGCGGGACGATCTGGTGCACGCGGTACGGGTCGTGGCGGCGGGCGAGTCCCTGCTGGCGCCTTCGGTGGCGCGGCGGCTGATCGAGGAGTACACGGCGGCGACGGCCCGGCCGGCGGGTGCGCGGGCCCTGTCGGAGGACCGGCTGGAGGTGCTGACGGCCCGGGAGCGGGAGACGCTGCTGCACCTGGGGCGGGGGCTGTCGAACGCGGAGATCGCGGCGGCGCTGACGGTGAGCGAGCACACGGTGAAGTCGCACGTGGGCAACCTGCTGGGAAAGCTGGGTCTGCGGGACCGGATCCAGGCGGTGATCTGCGCGTACGAGACGGGCCTGATCGCGGCCGGTTCTCCCTCTGGAGAGTGA
- a CDS encoding serine hydrolase domain-containing protein — protein MKARTRTLIAATLVLGIASGPAVAAHAAGTARTPAPAAAASAAPVRAAGVKAPLFSAPPDAAALERAIAGLGADHPEATAALVRVGGTSGSWKGSSGVADVRSGRGAIEDGRFRAGSVTKAFTAAVVLQLAAEHRLDLDRPVQEYLPGLLPGGPGGFEPVSVRQLLNYTSGLRSADGPGDEFADEYAHRFDVVDPRALIANAAAKGPESRPGEKQHYSNIHYTVLGVLIEKVTGTTYEKAVTQRIFKPLGLRDTSFPGRTQTRIPGPHNHGYQAVPRPGGGSSLVDVTEWNSSSNWAAGDLISTTADLERFTVALFGGKVVPQPQLEEMFTVPDVQDAETGEHAVQTAGLKEFKLPGGAVVYGKTGGRFGYNTVIGGSRDLSRTLVYSVNSTDAKGREMNKVAMGIVGAAFAK, from the coding sequence ATGAAGGCACGTACGCGCACGCTGATCGCGGCCACTTTGGTGCTGGGCATCGCGTCCGGCCCGGCGGTCGCGGCGCACGCCGCCGGCACCGCCCGGACGCCGGCGCCCGCCGCGGCGGCCTCGGCGGCCCCGGTCCGGGCGGCCGGGGTGAAGGCGCCCCTGTTCTCGGCCCCGCCCGACGCGGCGGCGCTGGAGCGGGCCATCGCGGGTCTGGGCGCCGACCACCCGGAGGCGACGGCCGCGCTGGTGCGGGTGGGCGGTACGAGTGGTTCCTGGAAGGGCAGTTCCGGGGTGGCGGACGTCCGCAGCGGGCGCGGGGCGATCGAGGACGGCCGGTTCCGGGCGGGTTCGGTGACGAAGGCCTTCACCGCGGCCGTGGTGCTGCAGCTGGCCGCCGAGCACAGGCTGGATCTGGACCGGCCGGTGCAGGAGTACCTGCCGGGGCTGCTGCCCGGCGGCCCCGGCGGTTTCGAGCCCGTCTCCGTGCGCCAGTTGCTGAACTACACGAGCGGCCTGAGGTCGGCGGACGGCCCGGGGGACGAGTTCGCGGACGAGTACGCCCACCGCTTCGACGTGGTGGACCCGCGGGCACTGATCGCCAACGCGGCGGCCAAGGGCCCCGAGTCCCGGCCCGGCGAAAAGCAGCACTACAGCAACATCCACTACACGGTGCTCGGCGTGCTGATCGAGAAAGTGACGGGGACGACGTACGAGAAGGCGGTGACCCAGCGGATATTCAAGCCGCTGGGTCTGCGTGACACCTCGTTCCCGGGCCGCACCCAGACCCGGATACCGGGCCCCCACAACCACGGCTACCAGGCGGTGCCGCGGCCGGGCGGGGGCAGCTCCCTGGTGGACGTGACGGAGTGGAACTCCTCCTCCAACTGGGCTGCCGGGGACCTCATATCGACCACGGCGGACCTGGAACGTTTCACGGTGGCGCTGTTCGGCGGCAAGGTGGTCCCGCAGCCCCAGCTGGAGGAGATGTTCACCGTCCCCGACGTGCAGGACGCCGAGACCGGCGAGCACGCGGTGCAGACGGCCGGCCTGAAGGAGTTCAAGCTGCCGGGCGGCGCCGTGGTCTACGGCAAGACCGGGGGCCGCTTCGGCTACAACACGGTGATCGGCGGCAGCCGCGACCTCTCCCGCACCCTCGTGTACTCGGTGAACTCCACCGATGCCAAGGGCCGGGAAATGAACAAGGTGGCCATGGGCATCGTGGGTGCGGCCTTCGCCAAGTAG
- a CDS encoding spermidine/putrescine ABC transporter substrate-binding protein has product MPELAFSRRAALRGLGAAGLLAALTGCGVPAAYVPEDRRQAQDLSDRDQSVAFSNWPLYIDTDDQDEESRPTLEAFTKKTGIEVRYTEEINDNDEFFGKVSPALMNHQSTGHDLVVVSDWMAARFVHLGWAQKMDRSAQGNVARYLDPQLRSPAFDEGRLHTVPWQSGITGIAYNRKALGREIKSVRDLWQPDLAGKVTLFSGLDESFALLMQGNGADVTRWTETDFHRMCDQVESMVKKRHIRRFTGNDYTSDLSKGDVLACQAYSGDVIQLQADNPDIEFVVPEEGAELWAESLLVPNLARHKTNAEALVDYYYDPAVAAELAAAVNYVCPVPAAREVLAASPDKETAKLAENPLIFPDEGMRKRLVVARDISSAERSSFAKRWNSIVGL; this is encoded by the coding sequence ATGCCTGAACTCGCCTTCTCCCGCCGCGCGGCGCTGCGCGGCCTCGGTGCCGCGGGCCTGCTGGCCGCCCTCACCGGATGCGGTGTGCCCGCCGCCTACGTCCCCGAAGACCGGCGGCAGGCCCAGGACCTCTCGGACCGGGACCAGAGCGTCGCCTTCTCCAACTGGCCGCTCTACATCGACACCGACGACCAGGACGAGGAGAGCCGCCCGACGCTGGAGGCCTTCACGAAGAAGACCGGCATCGAGGTCCGGTACACCGAGGAGATCAACGACAACGACGAGTTCTTCGGCAAGGTCAGCCCGGCCCTGATGAACCACCAGTCGACCGGTCACGACCTCGTGGTCGTCAGCGACTGGATGGCCGCCCGCTTCGTCCACCTGGGCTGGGCCCAGAAGATGGACCGCTCCGCCCAGGGCAACGTGGCCAGGTACCTCGACCCCCAACTGCGTTCCCCCGCCTTCGACGAGGGCCGGCTGCACACCGTCCCCTGGCAGTCGGGGATCACCGGCATCGCCTACAACCGCAAGGCCCTGGGCCGGGAGATCAAGTCTGTCAGGGACCTCTGGCAGCCGGACCTGGCCGGCAAGGTGACGCTCTTCTCCGGTCTCGACGAGTCCTTCGCCCTGCTCATGCAGGGCAACGGCGCCGACGTCACCCGGTGGACCGAAACCGACTTCCACCGGATGTGCGACCAGGTCGAGAGCATGGTGAAGAAGAGGCACATCCGCCGCTTCACCGGCAACGACTACACCTCCGACCTCAGCAAGGGCGACGTCCTGGCCTGCCAGGCCTACTCCGGCGACGTCATCCAGCTCCAGGCCGACAACCCCGACATCGAGTTCGTGGTCCCCGAGGAGGGCGCCGAGCTCTGGGCGGAGAGCCTGCTCGTCCCCAACCTCGCCCGCCACAAGACCAACGCCGAGGCCCTCGTCGACTACTACTACGACCCCGCGGTGGCCGCGGAACTCGCGGCCGCGGTCAACTACGTCTGCCCGGTGCCCGCAGCCCGCGAGGTGCTGGCCGCCTCTCCGGACAAGGAGACCGCCAAGCTCGCCGAGAACCCGCTGATCTTCCCCGACGAAGGGATGCGCAAGCGCCTCGTCGTCGCCCGGGACATCTCCTCGGCCGAACGCTCGTCCTTCGCCAAGCGCTGGAACTCCATCGTCGGACTCTGA